Genomic segment of Octadecabacter arcticus 238:
AGGGTGAGTGTTTCGAGGATATTGCCCCCGTGTTTTCTGACCGTCGAGATGACGGATCTGATGTCAGCGAAGACCTGCGCGCCCTCGAGGGTGCGGAAAGTTCCCGAGATTTTCATGCGCAACTTCATCATGCGCAGGTCCCATTCGGCCTGATTGTTGGTGAAGGGAACTGTGAAGTCCGTAAGGAACCTTAGGACGTCATCACGGTAGTCGCGCAAGCGGACCAGAAGGTTATGGCCTGGCCGCCTGGCTTTTCGGCCTCGCGCACCAGTGCGTCTAGCCAGTGGGTCTTGTCGCTCATGGAAGGCGAGGCCCTCGGTGAGGATCGCCATGTATTTGGTGAGGATGCCGTGGTGAACCGACGTGGGGAGTTCGGTCTCGCCTCGCCCCTGAGCCGCGCACTTGAGCTGATTGGCGCTGTTGAGCAGCACGCTCATCGCGCACGCCCACGGCTCCTTTTCGATTTCTTCGATGGCCTTGAGTTCCCGTAAATGATGCGCCCCGCACAGGGCGTGCGCGTCCACCCCACTCATATGGGCGTAATAGGACTTCCAGTGGTCATGAACAATTGTCCCGCCGGTCAGGAAGGATGGAACAGCACCGCGCTTGGCGCTGATGCGATAATGCGTGAAGGCGAGATCGCTGATTGAGTGCAGCCAGTGCAGCTTACCATCAACACGAAGTCCGGTCTCATCCAGATGCCGAACGCCGCCTTCATTGAGCCGGGCCAGAATGTGTTCGACGACGCCACCCAAGGTACGCGCTGTGCCGTTCACCCAGTTGGTCACGCTGGCCGCGCATAGGCTGGTGGCACCAAACAAATCACGCAGGAGTTGGCAGACCCGATCCTCGGGGATCAGCTGCTGAACATTGCAGTAGACCGCCGCCGCCCGAATGCGCTTACCGTATTGCACGTGTGCATTCACGCCATCGGGAAAGGTGGCTGTCGTCGTGGCTCGGCAATAGCCACAACAATAAATCGCTGCCTGATGCTCTGTGACCTCCAGACGCGGCACCGGTATGTCATAAACCTGACGCCTCTCCACCGCCTTGATCATCCCAGCCGTCAAGCCATGCTGACAGGTGCCACAGGCCTCAGCCTCATGTCGCTCCACAAAGTCAGGCGTTGCTGTCTGACGTAGGGTGTCACCTCGGTGGCCAACTTAACCACCACTTTTCTTACCGGACTTACCACGCAGGCTACGCGGTACCGGTTTCTTCAACCCATCACTCGAAGGCGGCTTGCTGCTATTACTGCTGTTCTTGGCCAACTGACGCCGCAGATCCGCATTCTCTTGCGCCATGCTCGCCAACGCGGCTTCCAACTCGGCGATCCTGCGCAGAGCCGTGGCGAGGAGTTGTTCAAGAGCAGTAACTTGGTCCATTCCACCAATGATTCAGAGAAATCGTCACAGCGCCACGAAATTCAGACCACAACAGAAAATTCATGCGCCTAATGGCCAAGGAGACTCACATCAAAACTGACAAAAACCCGTTATCGGCTGGGGTGCTTGGGAGTTACCAATGTCATAGATTGCCAGCTTCATGCGCGCTTCGGTCAGATCAAACGCATAGGTTATTCCTGAACCTAGCATCATGTTTTCACTGTGAAAATCGCCATGGCTCCAGACGCGGGTGTCTTTCATCATCTGCACGGCATCGATTTGGTCCGCAAGGATATCGCGCATCCGTGCCACGTCTTGTGCGGGCGCACGCATCTGCCCGTCGTCTATCCGCGCGTCGACCTCTATCGGCATCCATTCGCCGTAAAACGGGCTGCGTTTTTGGGACTTGAATTCATGCATTGCTGTCAGCCAAAGCCCCGCACGACGATAGACCTGCCGCGTGGTCTGGACCTGTTGGGACTCTTTCAGTCGCTCCCCTGCAGTGCGAAAATCAAGGAAATTCATCGCGAAAAACGTCCCCGTTTTTGACAGATAAATCGGCGGCGCGGTGCCCAATTTGTCGTAGGTCTGAAAATGCGCGCTGAGCTTTTCGAGCCCTGCAAATTCCTTGGCTAAACGTTCTGTTACATCGGACGTAAAGTCGAGTTTCAGCGCGTAGATCTTCTCACCCAGTGTCACCCGCAACACCTGTCGCTCCAACGGCAACAAATGCGATGTGAAAATACGCTCTACATCGGGCGTTCCAATGAACCCCATCGCTTGCGTGAATTCATCGACCATCGCGTTGATTACGTCGAAATTTGGGTCTGTTCTGCTAATCATTGGGCAGTTTTGCGCGTTGTGCCAACAGGGTCAACGTATCTGGCGTCGCGCAGGTTCAATCGCGCAGACAACCATCCCTCGCGGGGCAAATTTACCAGATTTGCCGCGATTGCGCCACCACCGCCCGCCGCGCTTAAGCAAACCTGTGTGGGACAAGTTTTGCCACCATTTCAGCCGCGATCTGCGGCGTATTCCCCGCCAATAAATCCGCGACCAACTGGCTGGCAGCGGGCGCTGTTTGAAATCCGTAACCACCTTGCCCCGCCATCCAAATGAACGACGCATCACGGGCATCCGGCCCCAATACCAAATTCCTGTCCGGCGCAAACGTGCGCAGACCCGCCCAGTTTGACAGCATCTGTGTGACTGGTTCGGTGACATGCGCCTCGTAGCGCGCCAACCCTTCGGCCAGCATCATATCATCCGCCCAAGCGTCCATTGGCGGCATTAAAACTTCGTCGGCGGGCGACACGATCAACGCGCCCGCGTCTGGCTTTGCGTACCAGTTTTCCCCTGGTCCAAATAGCATCGGCCAGCTTGACACATCATGCCCGCCCGGTGCTGGAATGCGTGCCATGGATCGGCGCAGCGGCGTCACGCCCAAGGGCGCAATGCCTGCCTTTTGTGCAATCACATCGACCCACGCACCTGCTGCATTAACCAAATTACGTGCGGACAGGACTTCTTCGCCTAGCGTGACATCCCAGCCTGTTGCGGTGCGGGCCACAGCGGTCACTTCCGCCGACGTTCGCACCATGCCGCCATTGCCCCGCACTTCGCGGGCGAAATTCTGCACCAAAAGATCCGTGTCCAAATCCCATGCGCCCGCACTATAGCCGATTTGCGTGACGGAATTGTTCAGGATCGGAATCATCGCGCGGGCATCATCAACGCCGATTTGCTGCAACTGCATGTCCACCAAATCCGTCTGAAAGGCTTGCGTGCTGTCTGCCGTACCAATCAGCATCAATCCGCGCGGGCTGGTGACACCGCCATTTGCCTCAAAATGATAATCGCGGCTGGCTTTGTTCAGCGCGATGGTGGAAGGCGCGCCGTAGCTTTCTTCAAACATGGCCGCAGATCGCCCCGACGCGTGATAGGCCAGCGCGGTTTCGCGTTCCAACACCACGACGTGCCCCAGATGCGACAAGCGCGCTCCCACGGACGTACCCGCAATACCACCACCAATGACGAGAAAGTCGATCATGCTTCTTCAATCCGATCCGTGGCGGGGGGCGGGGCGGGCGACAGCGCCGTGATCTCGATGTAGGTGTCATCATCCATGTCAAACGTCAGCCCATCCAAAGACGGCGTCAACTGTGCGACAGATCGCGCCGATAAAATGGGGTGAACATCCGGCGCATGGCGGCGCAACCACGCCACCGCGAGCGTCGCAGCATCAACACCCACATCAGCGGCAATCTGCGCCAGACCTTGTGCGGCCTCGTGCATCCATTGTGGGCCGTAGCGGGCTGCATAGCGCGCATCTGTTGCCAACCTGCCGTCGCCACCGCCGCCATATTTTCCGGTCAGCAACCCGCCCCCAAGCGGTGAATAGGCGCAGACCTGAATCCCCTGATCGCGCGTCATCGGCAGTATCTCGGCCTCAACCTGTCGTTTCACTAGGTTCATCATCGGTTGGATCACGTCGATCTTCGTGCCGAATGTGGCGGCCACGCTTTGGGCTTTCATAACTTGCCACGCGGCATAATTGCTGACGCCAATAAACCGGATCGCGCCACCTGATTGCAGACCTGCCAATGCCTCAAATGTTTGTTCTAACGG
This window contains:
- a CDS encoding NAD(P)/FAD-dependent oxidoreductase, which encodes MIDFLVIGGGIAGTSVGARLSHLGHVVVLERETALAYHASGRSAAMFEESYGAPSTIALNKASRDYHFEANGGVTSPRGLMLIGTADSTQAFQTDLVDMQLQQIGVDDARAMIPILNNSVTQIGYSAGAWDLDTDLLVQNFAREVRGNGGMVRTSAEVTAVARTATGWDVTLGEEVLSARNLVNAAGAWVDVIAQKAGIAPLGVTPLRRSMARIPAPGGHDVSSWPMLFGPGENWYAKPDAGALIVSPADEVLMPPMDAWADDMMLAEGLARYEAHVTEPVTQMLSNWAGLRTFAPDRNLVLGPDARDASFIWMAGQGGYGFQTAPAASQLVADLLAGNTPQIAAEMVAKLVPHRFA
- a CDS encoding phosphotransferase family protein, which encodes MISRTDPNFDVINAMVDEFTQAMGFIGTPDVERIFTSHLLPLERQVLRVTLGEKIYALKLDFTSDVTERLAKEFAGLEKLSAHFQTYDKLGTAPPIYLSKTGTFFAMNFLDFRTAGERLKESQQVQTTRQVYRRAGLWLTAMHEFKSQKRSPFYGEWMPIEVDARIDDGQMRAPAQDVARMRDILADQIDAVQMMKDTRVWSHGDFHSENMMLGSGITYAFDLTEARMKLAIYDIGNSQAPQPITGFCQF
- a CDS encoding aldo/keto reductase; translation: MLNRDAGGTDTSGRACRTALTTQSGARLAPAAYGTMQWGGTADLGAAQAMFDACLHAGIRHFDTAFVYTDGKSEEFLGDIAGNRDNVFVATKVAYNQPATTTNIRTSFDVSRKRLRRDCVDLLYMHRFDDTTPLEQTFEALAGLQSGGAIRFIGVSNYAAWQVMKAQSVAATFGTKIDVIQPMMNLVKRQVEAEILPMTRDQGIQVCAYSPLGGGLLTGKYGGGGDGRLATDARYAARYGPQWMHEAAQGLAQIAADVGVDAATLAVAWLRRHAPDVHPILSARSVAQLTPSLDGLTFDMDDDTYIEITALSPAPPPATDRIEEA
- a CDS encoding DUF6444 domain-containing protein encodes the protein MDQVTALEQLLATALRRIAELEAALASMAQENADLRRQLAKNSSNSSKPPSSDGLKKPVPRSLRGKSGKKSGG